A portion of the Parambassis ranga chromosome 22, fParRan2.1, whole genome shotgun sequence genome contains these proteins:
- the gabrg1 gene encoding gamma-aminobutyric acid receptor subunit gamma-1 has protein sequence MKLRFFRAVQDKAMNPWLLLALLGLCSAFGPSKQEEEDYEDVPINKTWVLSPKVYESDVTLILNKLLQGYDNKLRPDIGVRPTVIETAVYVNSIGPVDPINMEYTIDIFFAQTWYDSRLKFNSSMKLLMLNSNMVGKIWIPDTFFRNSRKSDAHWITTPNRLLRLWSNGRVMYTLRLTINAECYLKLHNFPMDEHSCPLEFSSYGYPKNEIMYRWQRRAVEVADQRYWRLYQFAFVGLRNTSDVAHTQSGEYVIMTIFFDLSRRMGYFTIQTYIPCSMIVVLSWVSFWINKDAVPARTSLGITTVLTMTTLSTISRKSLPKVSYVTAMDLFVSVCFIFTFAALMEYGTLHYFTSNRQTKKAKANNNTQKASSMVNIRPGTSLLQMNNIVPYHEDDDYAYECLDGKDCASFFCCFDDCRSGAWRENRMHVRVSKIDSYSRIFFPTAFGLFNLVYWIGYLYL, from the exons ATGAAGCTGCGCTTTTTCAGAGCCGTGCAGGACAAAGCCATGAATCCGTGGCTGCTCTTGGCGCTACTCGGTCTCTG TTCTGCCTTTGGGCCCAGtaaacaagaagaagaggacTATGAAGATGTGCCCATAAATAAAACCTGGGTCTTATCACCAAAGGTCTATGAAAGTGATGTGACTTTGATCCTAAATAAGCTGCTGCAGGGCTACGACAACAAACTGAGGCCCGACATTGGAG tgaggCCGACAGTGATTGAAACAGCTGTGTATGTAAACAGCATTGGACCAGTGGACCCAATCAACATG gAATACACGATTGATATCTTTTTTGCCCAGACATGGTATGACAGCAGACTGAAGTTTAATAGTTCAATGAAGCTGCTCATGCTCAACAGCAACATGGTGGGAAAAATCTGGATTCCTGACACATTCTTTAGGAATTCCCGAAAGTCAGATGCCCACTGGATCACCACTCCCAACCGCCTGCTGAGGCTGTGGAGCAATGGAAGAGTCATGTACACACTGAG GTTGACTATTAATGCGGAGTGTTACCTTAAGCTGCATAACTTTCCAATGGATGAGCACTCGTGTCCGCTGGAGTTTTCAAGCT ATGGTTATCCCAAGAACGAGATCATGTATCGGTGGCAGAGACGTGCAGTGGAGGTGGCCGATCAGCGGTACTGGAGGCTCTACCAGTTTGCATTTGTAGGGCTAAGGAACACCTCAgatgtggcacacacacagtcag GGGAATATGTAATTATGACAATTTTTTTTGACCTGAGTCGCCGAATGGGCTACTTCACCATCCAAACCTACATTCCCTGCAGTATGATTGTGGTCTTGTCCTGGGTCTCCTTCTGGATCAACAAGGATGCTGTTCCAGCTCGCACATCTCTTG GTATCACCACCGTCCTTACCATGACAACTCTAAGCACCATCTCCAGGAAGTCCCTGCCTAAAGTCTCCTATGTTACCGCAATGGacttgtttgtctctgtttgcTTCATTTTCACTTTTGCTGCTCTCATGGAGTACGGCACTTTACACTACTTCACCAGCAACAGACAGACCAAGAAGGCCAAAGCTAACAATAATACACAG AAAGCATCCAGCATGGTGAATATCCGACCTGGAACATCCCTGCTGCAGATGAATAACATTGTGCCCTACCATGAGGACGATGACTATGCCTATGAGTGTTTAGATGGAAAAGACTGTGCCagctttttctgctgctttgatgACTGCCGCTCAGGTGCCTGGCGCGAAAACAGGATGCATGTACGGGTTTCCAAAATTGATTCTTATTCTAGAATATTCTTTCCTACTGCTTTTGGCCTTTTCAATTTGGTTTATTGGATAGGTTATCtctatttataa
- the gabra2a gene encoding gamma-aminobutyric acid receptor subunit alpha-2 → MRALRALWGFHIGEEDGEEENGPGIAILLVYYSVSAMRTQWSVHSLTLLVSLVVLWQTRSKADSNTTRNTKDITTFTKILDSLLDGYDNRLRPGLGDRVTEVKTDIYVTSFGPVSDTDMEYTVDVFFRQSWKDERLKFHGPMNILPLNNLMASKIWTPDTFFHNGKKSVAHNMTMPNKLLRIMEDGTLLYTMRLTVQAECPMHLEDFPMDSHSCPLKFGSYAYTKTEVTYIWTRNASQSVDVAADGSRLNQYDLVGQTAGKETIKSSTGEYTVMTAHFHLKRKIGYFVIQTYLPCIMTVILSQVSFWLNRESVPARTVFGVTTVLTMTTLSISARNSLPKVAYATAMDWFIAVCYAFVFSALIEFATVNYFTKRGWAWDGKSIVNDKKKEASVIKKNNAYAVAVANYAPNITKDSTLSTISKCAVNDANKTTADLKPEQSKKTFNSVSKIDRISRIMFPVLFGSFNLVYWATYLNRESVIKDEDHSQ, encoded by the exons ATGAGAGCACTGAGGGCACTGTGGGGATTCCATATTGGAGAGGAAGATGGGGAGGAAGAGAATGGACCGGGAATAGCCATACTCCTGGTTTACTActct GTTTCAGCAATGAGAACACAATGGAGCGTACATTCCTTGACTCTGCTGGTCTCCCTGGTCGTACTATGGCAGACACG GTCAAAAGCTGATTCTAATACAACACGTAATACCAAAGACATCACAACCTTCACTAAGATCCTGGACAGTCTTCTGGATGGATATGATAACAGACTGAGACCTGGTCTTGGAG ACCGAGTAACAGAGGTCAAGACAGACATCTATGTGACCAGTTTTGGACCAGTGTCTGACACAGATATG GAATACACTGTAGACGTTTTCTTTCGTCAGAGTTGGAAGGATGAGCGATTGAAGTTCCATGGACCAATGAACATTCTGCCTCTCAACAACTTGATGGCCAGTAAGATATGGACCCCTGACACCTTCTTCCATAATGGAAAGAAATCTGTGGCCCACAACATGACCATGCCCAATAAGCTGCTGAGGATCATGGAGGATGGAACCCTGCTCTACACAATGAG GCTAACAGTTCAAGCTGAGTGCCCCATGCACCTGGAGGACTTCCCCATGGACTCTCATTCATGCCCACTCAAGTTTGGCAGCT ATGCCTATACTAAGACAGAGGTTACATATATCTGGACTAGAAATGCCTCCCAGTCGGTGGATGTGGCAGCTGATGGATCCAGACTTAATCAGTATGACTTAGTGGGACAGACAGCAGGAAAGGAGACCATTAAATCCAGCACTG GTGAATACACAGTCATGACTGCCCACTTCCATCTGAAGAGGAAAATTGGCTACTTTGTGATTCAGACATATCTGCCCTGTATTATGACGGTCATCCTCTCACAGGTCTCCTTTTGGCTAAATCGAGAGTCAGTGCCAGCCAGGACTGTCTTTG GTGTAACTACAGTTCTCACAATGACAACCCTGAGCATTAGTGCCCGTAATTCATTGCCTAAGGTTGCCTATGCTACTGCTATGGACTGGTTCATAGCAGTCTGCTATGCCTTTGTCTTCTCTGCTCTTATTGAGTTTGCCACTGTCAATTACTTCACCAAGCGAGGCTGGGCCTGGGATGGAAAGAGTATTGTCAATGACAAG AAAAAGGAAGCATCAGTCATAAAGAAGAACAATGCCTATGCTGTAGCTGTGGCTAACTATGCTCCCAACATCACAAAAGACTCTACTCTGTCAACCATCTCCAAGTGTGCTGTGAATGATGCAAACAAGACAACAGCAGATCTGAAGCCTGAGCAGAGTAAGAAAACCTTTAACAGTGTCAGCAAGATCGACCGCATCTCCCGCATCATGTTCCCTGTGCTGTTTGGAAGCTTTAATTTGGTTTACTGGGCAACCTACCTAAACAGAGAGTCGGTCATTAAAGATGAAGATCACTCCCAATGA